In Gadus macrocephalus chromosome 4, ASM3116895v1, the following proteins share a genomic window:
- the LOC132456506 gene encoding tensin-1-like → MPCRGSQWFLCSLRRLPDIKMNVKFVQDTSKYWYKPDITREQAILLLKDREPGAFVIRDSHSFRGAYGLAMKVACPPPTAQPTKKVGVDLISELVRHFLIETSSKGVRLKGCPNEPYFGCLSALVYQHAMTPLALPCILMIPTKDPNEEALELAMPTDSVVDLLKQGAACSVLYINSVDMESLTGPQAISTAVGRTLSTNPLPAATPVHFRVSPQGVTLTDSQRKLFFRRHYPITTVTYCDVDPQDRKWEKEGGGSVRLFGFVARKQGSTTDNVSHLFAELDPAQPAPAILSFLSRMMKR, encoded by the exons ATGCCCTGCAGGGGGTCTCAGTGGTTCTTGTGCTCCCTCAGACGGCTGCCGGACATCAAGATGAACGTCAAGTTTGTACAGGACACCTCCAAGTACTGGTACAAACCCGACATCACCAGAGAGCAAG CCATCCTGCTGCTGAAGGACCGTGAGCCCGGTGCCTTCGTGATCCGGGACAGCCACTCGTTCCGCGGCGCCTACGGCCTCGCCATGAAGgtggcctgccccccccccacggcccaGCCCACCAAGAAGG TGGGCGTGGACCTGATCAGCGAGCTGGTGCGTCACTTCCTGATCGAGACCAGCTCCAAGGGCGTGCGCCTCAAAGGGTGTCCCAACGAACCCTACTTCG GTTGTCTCTCTGCTCTCGTGTATCAACACGCCATGACGCCGCTGGCTCTGCCCTGCATCCTGATGATCCCAAcaaagg ACCCTAACGAGGAGGCCCTGGAGCTGGCCATGCCCACTGACTCTGTGGTGGACCTCCTCAAACAGGGAGCAG cctgcagTGTCCTCTACATCAACTCGGTGGACATGGAGTCCCTGACCGGCCCCCAGGCCATCTCCACGGCGGTGGGCCGCACCCTGAGCACCAACCCCCTCCCCGCCGCCACGCCCGTCCACTTCAGGGTGTCCCCCCAGGGGGTCACGCTCACCGACAGCCAGAGGAA GCTCTTCTTCAGGCGACACTACCCCATCACCACGGTGACCTACTGTGACGTCGACCCGCAGGACAGGAA gtgggagaaggagggaggaggctcTGTGAG gctcttTGGCTTCGTGGCCCGTAAACAGGGCAGCACCACGGACAACGTCAGCCACCTGTTCGCCGAGCTGGACCCCGCCCAGCCGGCTCCCGCCATCCTGTCCTTCCTCTCCAGGATGATGAAGCGCTGA